One segment of Pseudobacteriovorax antillogorgiicola DNA contains the following:
- a CDS encoding PhoX family protein: MNETKQVKDLLDTPIARRRFLSGGATVAAVSFLGGGVMSSCGKDDDDKRNPPEDNPDLGLGGGEQPDPTGPNPTPKEPLLGFNRIDPVLDETFDWMAVPEGYNAQVFFSWGDPVVAGAPSMLESTQHTAADQEKQAGQNHDGMHYFPIDGSSEHGLLVMNHEYINQWSLHPAGDTLVNGVRPQEEVLKELAAHGVSVLEVKKNGKDWSIVSDSKYGRRIHGQTKMMITGPAAGTDALKTVADPEGRTVYGTYNNCAMGYTPWGTYLACEENFQGYFGNKDETDFESRREHKRYGIGTKNRYDWDTVMERFDATPKANLDHQGYVNEPNRFGWVVEIDPFDPKSDPVKRTAMGRLVRECATPSVMDDGKMAFYMGDDSRGEYIYKFVPKGTYDPKKSSKENGALLDEGTLYVAVFYEDGTGEWAALEHGKNGLTALNGFRDQADIVINARSAADHVGATPMDRPEWVAIHPESKDVYVTLTNNSRRGNGDARQTVNAANPREANLHGHIVKIAEANNRADAVSFEWDIFLMAGDPSAENETLKGDIKGDIFSSPDGLYFDQDGRLWIQTDYSDSSDNNVNFGLNQMLASDPETKEVRRFFVGPKGCEVTGITKTPDGTSMFINVQHPKLHFPDRSGKNPPRSSTILIQKDDGGIVGA; encoded by the coding sequence ATGAATGAGACAAAACAGGTAAAAGATCTTTTGGATACTCCCATTGCCCGTCGCCGATTTTTGAGTGGTGGTGCAACTGTAGCAGCAGTGAGCTTTCTTGGCGGTGGAGTCATGTCTTCCTGCGGGAAAGATGACGATGATAAGCGAAATCCTCCCGAAGACAACCCAGACCTTGGCTTAGGCGGTGGTGAGCAACCTGATCCTACCGGACCGAACCCAACGCCTAAAGAACCTCTGCTCGGTTTCAACAGGATCGATCCTGTGCTTGATGAAACGTTCGACTGGATGGCTGTGCCAGAAGGCTATAATGCCCAGGTTTTTTTCAGCTGGGGCGATCCGGTCGTTGCTGGAGCACCGAGCATGCTTGAAAGTACCCAACACACAGCGGCAGATCAAGAAAAGCAAGCTGGTCAAAATCACGATGGCATGCATTATTTCCCCATTGATGGTAGCAGCGAGCATGGCCTTCTTGTGATGAACCATGAGTATATCAACCAGTGGAGTCTACACCCCGCCGGTGACACGTTAGTCAACGGGGTGAGGCCACAGGAAGAAGTTCTAAAAGAGCTAGCTGCTCATGGAGTCAGCGTTCTTGAAGTTAAAAAGAATGGCAAAGACTGGTCGATCGTCAGCGATTCTAAGTATGGCCGGCGAATCCACGGCCAAACCAAAATGATGATCACGGGGCCCGCAGCAGGTACCGATGCCTTGAAGACTGTGGCGGATCCTGAGGGTCGCACTGTTTATGGTACCTACAACAACTGCGCGATGGGATATACTCCTTGGGGAACCTATCTCGCCTGTGAAGAAAACTTCCAAGGTTACTTTGGCAATAAAGATGAGACGGATTTCGAATCTCGACGGGAGCATAAGCGCTACGGAATCGGAACTAAGAATCGCTATGATTGGGACACTGTGATGGAGCGCTTTGATGCGACTCCAAAAGCAAATCTCGATCATCAGGGGTACGTGAACGAGCCTAATCGCTTTGGGTGGGTTGTCGAAATCGATCCGTTCGATCCGAAGTCAGATCCTGTCAAGCGAACTGCGATGGGTCGATTGGTTCGTGAGTGCGCTACACCATCGGTCATGGATGATGGCAAGATGGCCTTTTACATGGGTGATGACTCTAGAGGCGAATACATCTATAAGTTTGTCCCCAAAGGAACCTACGATCCCAAAAAGTCTAGCAAGGAAAATGGTGCTTTGTTGGATGAGGGCACCCTCTATGTTGCGGTCTTCTATGAGGATGGAACCGGTGAATGGGCCGCTTTAGAGCATGGCAAGAACGGCCTGACGGCTCTTAATGGCTTTCGCGATCAAGCAGATATTGTGATCAACGCTAGATCAGCAGCAGACCATGTAGGCGCGACGCCAATGGATCGCCCGGAGTGGGTCGCGATTCATCCCGAAAGCAAGGATGTTTATGTAACCCTTACCAATAACTCTCGTCGTGGCAATGGTGATGCTCGCCAAACTGTAAACGCTGCGAACCCGCGGGAAGCTAACCTTCACGGCCACATCGTTAAGATAGCTGAGGCAAACAACCGTGCTGATGCTGTGAGCTTTGAGTGGGATATATTCCTTATGGCTGGTGATCCTTCCGCTGAGAATGAAACCTTAAAGGGTGACATCAAAGGCGATATCTTTTCCAGCCCCGATGGACTCTATTTCGATCAAGACGGTCGTCTTTGGATTCAAACCGATTACTCAGACTCATCAGACAACAATGTCAATTTCGGATTGAATCAGATGTTAGCTTCCGATCCGGAAACCAAAGAAGTTCGGCGATTCTTTGTCGGCCCAAAAGGCTGCGAAGTGACAGGTATAACGAAAACTCCAGATGGCACCTCCATGTTCATCAATGTTCAGCATCCCAAACTGCACTTCCCAGATCGTTCTGGAAAGAACCCGCCGAGGTCTTCAACCATTTTGATCCAGAAGGATGACGGAGGCATCGTCGGAGCATAA